A single window of Salmo salar chromosome ssa21, Ssal_v3.1, whole genome shotgun sequence DNA harbors:
- the LOC106582417 gene encoding LOW QUALITY PROTEIN: zinc finger E-box-binding homeobox 2-like (The sequence of the model RefSeq protein was modified relative to this genomic sequence to represent the inferred CDS: inserted 1 base in 1 codon), which translates to MKQEIMAEGPRCKRRKQSNPQRKNVLTYENVVEMSSETDEDDRTLLSEENGLTNGEEGGSPAGASVPNLEASPRVGHALLSYRGGAEGSEGRDGRQSHHHACRLGDNQHRHLNGTDERKDEYDPLGPEGSLHSVGSGTVNGMDGVSELDDYFTKCSKLEESDGLSASIAEYLQRGDTAIIYPEAPEEVTRLGTPETIGQDENENELSLTPDAFTQLLTCPYCDRGYKRLTSLKEHIKYRHEKNKESIPCPLCSETFSHRTLLERHMAMHKPGIDQPQLLSEGAGNRKFKCTECGKAFKYKHHLKEHLRIHSGEKPYECSNCKKRFSHSGSYSSHISSKKCVGLFSVNGRVSNGGNAKAGSSPNSTASSPGSPALALLRHKLENGRPMGLQDQQGHLDIKAEPMDLNDYRLLMASQYGVGGPGGYMNGAGRGGSPLGVHSTSQSPLQHLGGMGLDLPLLGYGSLGNNLSEVQKVLQIVDNTVCRQKMDGNPEEISKLRAYMKELGAQMEEQKLALSSSRASFQAVGHSSPTKSIIDYTLEKVNEAKSLIDDSKRQINMDIKKERLNHSTDHEDKSHHASHQVPFLPFSCQFCKETFPGPIPLHQHERYLCKKNEEINHLQPSEDVSLSHRGVFPSDQQAALLSSLSERGATSPANPFKDHMSVLKAYFAMNTEPNSEELLKISIAVGLPQEFVKEWFSQWKNQQQQQQHNKGNANPRKQSPPPERSSAEERRHHRLTRSPMSTAQHRDRIMALTDLHGGNTNGDRDALHRHSEVNQFTANMQTGDKPLDPLNQLRSRTPSPLNLSSTSSKNSQSSSYTPNSLASEGDGHGGDAPLDLSLPKHMMSKSISLGEKRSKPNGYISDCNGDHHHSSREQGTEPMDLAHIKKEFLGSERDNRGNRGHQTEKSASPIFGINPFGGGHMYTSLPPHGAXPPTSFMQAQASIPGLRPYPGLDPMSFLPHMAYTYATGAATFAEMQQRSRKYQRKPGFQGELLDGTVDYLSGLEDLTDESLLSRKKIKKTESGKRPHQCTICKKAFKHKHHLIEHSRLHSGEKPYQCDKCGKRFSHSGSYSQHMNHRYSYCKREAEEREAAEREAEEREAWDKGQGPMEPTELLMRRAYLQGLGPLGYSDPEDQLEDGGDTILRDGTEGGMRGGRGQREVDETYEEVTDRQEAGSFREGEDEGEGRMDTARDDEGKDAAHSIDDSSTEGKRDTKSDH; encoded by the exons TGCTGACCTATGAGAATGTGGTGGAGATGAGCTCTGAGACAGACGAGGATGACAGGACGCTGCTCTCAGAGGAGAATGGCCTGACCAATGGGGAGGAGGGTGGTAGCCCTGCCGGAGCCAGCGTGCCTAACCTGGAGGCATCACCCAGGGTGGGCCACGCCCTGCTGTCCTACAGGGGTGGAGCAGAGGGGTCAGAGGGCAGGGACGGGCGGCAGAGCCACCACCACGCCTGCCGCCTGGGAGACAACCAACACAGACACCTCAATGGGACTG ATGAAAGGAAGGATGAATATGATCCCTTGGGGCCAGAGGGGTCTCTTCACTCTGTAGGAAGTGGTACAG TTAATGGTATGGATGGGGTGTCAGAGCTTGACGACTACTTCACTAAGTGTAGTAAACTGGAGGAGAGTGACGGCCTCTCGGCCAGCATCGCTGAATACCTCCAGCGTGGCGACACCGCCATCATTTACCCAGAAGCCCCAGAGGAAGTGACACGACTCGGAACTCCCGAAACCATTGGGCAAGACGAAAACGAAAACG AACTGTCACTGACTCCAGATGCTTTCACCCAACTGTTGACCTGTCCTTACTGCGACCGGGGCTACAAGCGGCTGACATCACTCAAGGAGCACATCAAGTACCGCCATGAGAAGAACAAGGAGAGCATACCCTGCCCACTGTGCAGCGAGACCTTCTCACACCGAACACTGCTGGAGAGACATATGGCCATGCACAAGCCAGGGATCGATcag CCCCAGCTGCTGAGTGAAGGGGCCGGCAACCGCAAGTTCAAATGCACCGAGTGTGGAAAAGCCTTCAAATACAAGCATCACTTGAAGGAGCATCTTCGCATTCACAGCG GCGAGAAACCATACGAGTGCTCCAACTGCAAGAAGCGCTTCTCCCACTCCGGCTCCTACAGTTCCCACATCAGCAGCAAGAAGTGTGTCGGTCTGTTCTCCGTCAATGGACGAGTAAGTAATGGAGGCAACGCCAAGGCTGGCTCCTCTCCTAACTCCACCGCCTCCTCCCCGGGAAGCCCCGCCCTGGCTCTGCTCCGCCACAAGCTGGAGAACGGCCGCCCCATGGGGCTCCAAGACCAGCAGGGCCACCTGGACATCAAGGCAGAGCCAATGGACTTAAACGACTACCGGCTACTGATGGCCTCCCAGTATGGCGTCGGAGGACCAGGGGGCTACATGAATGGAGCCGGCCGAGGAGGCAGCCCCCTGGGGGTCCACAGCACATCCCAGAGCCCCCTGCAGCACCTGGGTGGAATGGGGTTGGACCTGCCCCTGCTGGGATACGGGTCCCTGGGGAACAACCTGAGCGAGGTGCAGAAGGTCCTCCAGATTGTGGACAACACGGTGTGTCGGCAGAAGATGGATGGGAACCCGGAGGAGATCTCCAAGCTCAGGGCCTATATGAAGGAGCTGGGGGCTCAGATGGAGGAGCAGAAGCTGGCCTTGTCCTCTTCGCGTGCCAGCTTCCAGGCGGTGGGCCACAGCAGCCCCACCAAGAGCATTATCGACTACACCCTGGAGAAGGTGAACGAGGCCAAGAGCCTGATCGATGACTCCAAGAGGCAGATCAACATGGACATAAAGAAGGAGAGGCTCAACCACTCGACGGATCATGAGGACAAGTCGCACCACGCGAGCCACCAGGTTCCATTCCTGCCGTTCTCCTGCCAGTTCTGCAAGGAGACCTTCCCAGGGCCCATCCCACTGCACCAGCATGAGCGCTACCTGTGTAAGAAGAACGAGGAGATCAACCACCTCCAGCCCAGCGAGGACGTGTCTCTCAGCCACAGGGGAGTGTTCCCCTCAGACCAGCAGGCCGCCCTGCTGTCCTCTCTTTCAGAGAGGGGCGCCACCAGCCCCGCCAACCCCTTCAAGGACCACATGTCAGTGCTCAAGGCCTACTTCGCCATGAACACAGAACCCAACTCAGAGGAGTTGCTGAAGATCTCCATCGCAGTCGGCCTTCCGCAGGAGTTCGTCAAGGAGTGGTTCTCCCAGTGGAAGaatcagcagcaacaacaacaacacaataagGGCAATGCCAACCCCAGGAAGCAGTCACCGCCGCCAGAGCGGAGCAGTGCAGAGGAGCGCAGGCACCACAGGCTAACCAGGTCACCAATGTCCACGGCGCAACACAGGGACCGCATCATGGCACTCACTGATTTACACGGTGGCAACACCAACGGTGACCGTGACGCTCTCCACAGACACTCAGAGGTCAACCAGTTTACAGCAAACATGCAGACGGGTGACAAACCACTAGACCCCTTGAACCAGCTTAGAAGCAGAACTCCATCCCCTctaaatctctcctccacttcttcTAAAAACTCCCAGAGCAGCTCGTACACTCCAAACAGCCTGGCCTCTGAAGGGGACGGCCATGGGGGGGACGCACCATTGGACCTTTCTCTGCCAAAACACATGATGAGCAAGAGCATCTCACTGGGAGAAAAGAGGTCCAAACCAAACGGCTACATCTCAGACTGCAACGGTGACCACCACCATTCCAGCCGGGAGCAGGGTACTGAGCCCATGGACTTGGCCCACATCAAGAAGGAGTTCCTGGgctcagagagagacaacagaggcaACCGCGGACACCAGACGGAGAAGAGTGCTAGCCCCATCTTTGGCATAAACCCCTTTGGTGGTGGTCACATGTACACATCTCTGCCCCCACATGGAG TTCCCCCAACTAGCTTCATGCAGGCCCAGGCCAGCATCCCAGGCCTGAGGCCATACCCAGGGCTGGATCCAATGAGCTTCCTACCCCACATGGCCTACACTTATGCAACTGGGGCGGCTACATTCGCTGAAATGCAACAGAGGTCGAGGAAGTACCAACGGAAACCAGGTTTCCAG GGGGAGCTATTGGACGGAACTGTGGACTATCTGTCAGGCCTTGAGGACCTGACAGACGAATCACTCCTCTCCCGGAAGAAGATTAAGAAGACAGAAAGTG GAAAGCGACCACACCAGTGCACGATCTGTAAGAAGGCCTTCAAACATAAGCACCACCTCATCGAGCACTCGCGTCTGCACTCTGGCGAAAAGCCATACCAATGTGACAAGTGTGGCAAGCGCTTCTCTCACTCAGGCTCCTACTCCCAGCACATGAACCACCGCTACTCCTACTGCAAGAGGGAGGCCGAAGAGAGGGAGGCAGCTGAGAGGGAGGCGGAGGAGAGGGAGGCCTGGGACAAGGGCCAGGGCCCCATGGAGCCCACAGAGCTACTGATGAGGAGGGCCTACCTACAGGGTCTGGGGCCGCTGGGCTACTCAGACCCCGAGGACCAGCTGGAGGACGGGGGCGACACCATCCTGAGGGATGGCAcggaaggagggatgaggggaggacgAGGACAGAGGGAAGTGGACGAGACGTATGAGGaggtgacagacagacaagaggcgGGAAGTTTCAGGGAAGGAGAGGACGAGGGTGAAGGAAGGATGGACACAGCGAGGGATGACGAGGGGAAAGATGCGGCGCATTCGATCGATGACAGTTCAACAGAAGGGAAAAGAGACACCAAGTCAGACCATTAG